A window of Pseudoalteromonas sp. MEBiC 03607 genomic DNA:
AAGGTTTACTAGTTAAAATTTACAATTTCTAAACCGGCACTCAAGGAGCCATCTTGCTCCTTGGTTGCTCGTATCACACGGGCTGTTGCATCAAATGAAGTAATTGCTGTACTTGTAGAAGCAATTAACACTCGATACAAGCTACCTATTTCTAATACATCATCAAGCTGCACAGCTAACCCTGTGGCACTTAAATCTGTACAAATTGCAGCAACTTCTTTGCCCTCTCCGCCTTCTAGCGGAATTAACTTTGCGGGGGTGTGAATTTGCATACGGCGAAAGTCACGTTTCTCCTCATGAAACATATGGCCTCCTATACCAGTGTTTTTATTTTCTCAATAAGTGTTTTAACAGAAAATGGCTTCACTACATAGGCGTCACATCCGGCATCAAAACCCGCTTTTTTCTCAAGCTCTGTCTCAAGTCCAGACACCATAACCACAGGAATTTTTGCTGTTTCAGGTGTATTTTTTAATAATCGACACGTGTCATAACCATCAAGGCCAGGCATACATACATCTAAAAGGATTGCATCAGGGGGCTCAGCAATAGCCGATGTTAAGCAAGAGGCCCCTGAACTCGCGTAACTTAGCGAAAACTCATTTCCTAAACTTGCTTTGAGCATCTCATAATTAAAATATTCATCATCAACAATTAAGATAGTTTGTTGAGGCCGATTTATGCTGCGCTCAGGAATAGAAATCGGTCTTTCCTTTTCAATGCCCACACTCTCTCCTTTTAGTAGTCACGTATTTGACTCAATTTGATGAGGATTCACCCTCACCATAATACCTTTACACTAATTATAACTCACTTTCTTTAATTGCGTTTAGTACACGCTTTGCAGATACAGGATAGGGTGTCCCCAGTGTTTGTGCAAATAAAGAAACGCGCAACTCCTGTTGCATCCAAAAGATATTTGAAATCTCTTCTGGTACAGGCATCCCCTTTGGAATTTTGTTAGTAAGTTTTTGATATTGCTCGGCCACTTTTTCAAGCTCTATTACACATAAACGATCGCGATTAGGATCAACCGGTAACTTTTCTAAGCGACGTTCAATAGCTTTTAAGTAACGAATTAAATCTGTCATTTTTGCTGCGCC
This region includes:
- a CDS encoding response regulator, giving the protein MEKERPISIPERSINRPQQTILIVDDEYFNYEMLKASLGNEFSLSYASSGASCLTSAIAEPPDAILLDVCMPGLDGYDTCRLLKNTPETAKIPVVMVSGLETELEKKAGFDAGCDAYVVKPFSVKTLIEKIKTLV
- a CDS encoding PilZ domain-containing protein, which codes for MFHEEKRDFRRMQIHTPAKLIPLEGGEGKEVAAICTDLSATGLAVQLDDVLEIGSLYRVLIASTSTAITSFDATARVIRATKEQDGSLSAGLEIVNFN